The DNA region AGGTAATGCAAGCTTGCGATTATCTGCTTCATAGACAACCAAGACGGGATTATTACCATGATGCACTTGGAAAACAGCCTCTAGCTCAGTATTGATTGTCTGATTTTCAGCAGACATTGGTACACGTAAATACCATTGCCCCTTTGATGGTGATTCATCGCTATTATCAGCTCGCGTCTGATTGTTTTGTAATAGTTGTTGCGCAGAAACAACTTGATTTGCAATAATTTGTAGGCCATCCCGCCCTTTTTGTTGTTGTACTGTACCATAAACGGCAACAATTTGTTCTGCTTGTAATAGCGGTTTAATCAGCGTGTACGTTCTTGGAAAGACAGTAACCGAAATTTGACCTGTCAAATCCATAGCATCAACAAATGCCATAGCATCACCATTTTTCGTCCGAATCAGCTTAACATTTTCAATATATAGCAGAATTTTGATACTTTTTTGATCAACTGATAAATTTGAAACGGTGGTCAAATCATCCCGATTAACCGCTTCTAAAATTGGTTCAAGCGGATGACCACTGAGATACACGCCTAAATACTGCTTTTCATGTTGTAGCCGTTCATTTTGACTATAATCATCCATTTCTCTGACTTTTGGTGTCAATGATTTGAAAAGCGATAACGATTCACCTGCTAAGCCGATTGCATCAATGAACCCTTGCAACGACACGACCAAGGCTTTGCGATTTGGATTAAAACGATCAAATGCGCCAACGTCTACCAGCGGAGTAATGGCTTCAACCGAACGAAACTTATTATCAATTCGACCAATAAAGTCTGCCAGATCTTTAAATGCACCCTGTGCCTGTCGACTAGCAATGATGTTTTCTCGAAAATCACGACGCATCCCTTGAATACTTGCAAAGCCCATCTGTAACCCGTCTGTATTACTCGAATAACCAGCCCAACTCAAATTAATATCAGGTCGATTGATCATAACTTTTGCATTTTTTGCTTCTAAAATGTAATGGCGAACCTTTTCTTGATTGTTAATGTCTGCATTCAAAACGGCTTTAAAAAAGGCAGTTGGATAATGCGCTTTTAGATAGGCCAGTTGGAATGCCAATTTCGAATATGCAACTGAATGTGAGCGATTAAATCCATATTCAGCAAATGTTTCAATATACCCATACACCTTTTGTGCCAAGTCTTGTGTATGTCCCTTTGCGATCGCACCAGAAATAAATTGATTTTTAATTGCTGCAATTTTATCAGCATCCTTTTTAGACATCGCACGACGTAACAAGTCGGCTTCACTCAATGAGAAACCGGCAAACTTCTCAGCGACACGCATCACTTGTTCTTGATACACAATCACCCCATAGGTTGGTGACAAAATGTCAGCAACACTATCATCTAACAAATCAATTGCTTCCTGTCCGTGCTTACGCGCAATAAACGTTTGAATATTCTGCATTGGTCCTGGTCTAAATAACGCGTTTGCAGCGACTAAGTCTTCAAACCGGTCTGGTTTTAATCGGCGCAGCATATTTTTCATACCAGATGATTCAAACTGAAATATACCATTCGTATACCCTTGTTTAAATAGCTCTAATGTCTGTGAGTCATTTAAATCAATTTGATTAATACTAAACCCTTTTTCATACTTAGTAATCTCATTTAGCGCAATATCTAAAATGTTCAAATTGGACAACGCTAAAAAATCCATCTTCAACAAACCCAATCTCTCAACTGGGTTTTTAGTTAATTGCGTTACCAATCGACCGTCTTCGCCCAATTGTACCGGAATCGTTTGAACCAACGGTGTGGCGGATAAAACAATCCCCGCAGCATGCAATGAATGGTTTCTTGGCAACCCGATGACTTTTTTAGCTGTATTTAATAGTAATTGGCCATCAACCGGCAAATCAATCAATACATTTTGCAAGCGTTGCGATTTTTTAACTGCTTCGTCCAAAGTGCTGACATCATTTGGAATTGCTTTTGAAAGTTGATCCATTTCAGCTGGTTTTAACCCAAACACGCGTGCGACATCGCGCATACTTTGTTTCATGCCAAAAGTTGAAAACGTAATAATCTGTGCCACTTGCTGATGTCCATATTTGTCATGCAAGTATTCCAATACAATTTCACGCTTGTTGTCAGGAATATCAATATCAATATCTGGCATTTGTGCTCGTTCAGCATTTAAGAACCGTTCAAACAACAAATCAAA from Weissella diestrammenae includes:
- a CDS encoding DNA polymerase III subunit alpha, encoding MVPLNIRSTYTLLQSPLQPTVLVETAQKRGYRAVGLADETVLYALDQFYQATQNNEIHAVLGLTIEVQGLINAATQFPLTLYVENQQGYHHLIQISSFLKTRKAGQTVSLTDLQPFFGGLFIVVPGISELSLLLMNGTTGANEFIAELVHFFSSDHIFIGVNLEMSSEEIETIRTIAEPAALRLIAFDEVRYLDPEDQFTRRVIQGIGQGEVLTNLGASMSQAGQQFLQQAELWENAYRAKNLSDAALNSDWLAAHSQFEMAKVSTNLPQVIADKKLSAKDYLADLSMQGLKRRLRDLQGEPTQYYQRLSDELAVIDQLGFNEYFLIVWDVIDFAHRQSIRTGPGRGSAAGSLVAYALYITDVDPIAFDLLFERFLNAERAQMPDIDIDIPDNKREIVLEYLHDKYGHQQVAQIITFSTFGMKQSMRDVARVFGLKPAEMDQLSKAIPNDVSTLDEAVKKSQRLQNVLIDLPVDGQLLLNTAKKVIGLPRNHSLHAAGIVLSATPLVQTIPVQLGEDGRLVTQLTKNPVERLGLLKMDFLALSNLNILDIALNEITKYEKGFSINQIDLNDSQTLELFKQGYTNGIFQFESSGMKNMLRRLKPDRFEDLVAANALFRPGPMQNIQTFIARKHGQEAIDLLDDSVADILSPTYGVIVYQEQVMRVAEKFAGFSLSEADLLRRAMSKKDADKIAAIKNQFISGAIAKGHTQDLAQKVYGYIETFAEYGFNRSHSVAYSKLAFQLAYLKAHYPTAFFKAVLNADINNQEKVRHYILEAKNAKVMINRPDINLSWAGYSSNTDGLQMGFASIQGMRRDFRENIIASRQAQGAFKDLADFIGRIDNKFRSVEAITPLVDVGAFDRFNPNRKALVVSLQGFIDAIGLAGESLSLFKSLTPKVREMDDYSQNERLQHEKQYLGVYLSGHPLEPILEAVNRDDLTTVSNLSVDQKSIKILLYIENVKLIRTKNGDAMAFVDAMDLTGQISVTVFPRTYTLIKPLLQAEQIVAVYGTVQQQKGRDGLQIIANQVVSAQQLLQNNQTRADNSDESPSKGQWYLRVPMSAENQTINTELEAVFQVHHGNNPVLVVYEADNRKLALPQSQWLQSDQATMRALQSIFGTNNVVFKTIK